One window of Botrimarina mediterranea genomic DNA carries:
- a CDS encoding golvesin C-terminal-like domain-containing protein, which yields MFSLFVSLFAAPDTPRSKHRVLAAEPLEKRELLDAAGLVPVGAQPDGALTGKVVYLHGGHGITNSGNGWGYQRPLLLDMIEDHGNQDQMSELAESLWNAGATVVPLRPVGHQLNEAVLDNDDAGVTFSGGWSNSTSSIYFGDAGDVPYRYASTSLTETATVQYRPDLPEAGFYPVYTWARPGTDRATDQLYRVHHSGGATEVKVNHQMVGNGLVYLGTYYFDEGTEGYVEISNKSSEAGKVVIADMIRFGNGMGDIAVGGSISGESRENEASLYWLQWHVQRSQGISSSTHGTSTVSAPTRYATFMNQQGIGSLSDRVFISYHSNAGGGRGTVSLHNTGSGGATPNQLLLAQLTGKEINDDLVAQNGEFVANWFNRNNNITYQADFNYGEINNSVINNEFDATIIEVAFHDNATDASLLRDPSLREAVAKATTQSLVNYFRAVDGATTPDIDAPPTVASLSAESNNPGEVTLQWSPGTPSSFAGGAPTGYIVYASTNGYGFDGGTYVAGGATTTHTLTGLTPGETYYYRVVAVNGGGASAGSEVVAVKPSASTERVLIVNGFDREDNSMVEKEQYRNSPTLTSDRVRLYGGNTRDYVIEVATAMKAAGSTAAIASASNEAVGSGAVDLDDYDAVVWIGGTESSKDQSLNAAEQSAVAAYLSGGGKLFISGAEIAWDLDNLNNGRSFYNNSLKADYVADDAGTYSAAGAVGSIFEGLSVQFDDGSASFDIAYPDVIAPLGGATTALGYNGGAGGAAAIQYGAVSGQQLVVMGFPFESLTGENNQRDVMARVLDYFGLSTETVETVSQVLDNDSGMPVYVESSPWNTLAEPGIGGGAQKFTLIGTPTTATWSGMLPFAGEAEVFVQYDAGFNRATGAHYTVTVGDESRSVVINQQQNDFTWVSLGTFSDASGPVTVTLDAAASTGANFSILIADQVRIDVSGVSPDPNGDFNRDGVVNAADYTVWRDTLDQSVVPYSGADADGSGFIDAADRQVWLDTYGMVISPPAAVTYSNLLTSSTSQALPVAVESSATSTPIARVVVGAPVDVDSTSAATRMGRNHYQPTARPAAFDAALLLLTDDGDASPALPSIETQRRSGTAHFEEIASEGLTEIWSAFERKF from the coding sequence ACCGCGTGCTCGCCGCGGAGCCGCTTGAGAAGCGCGAGCTGCTTGATGCCGCTGGCCTCGTCCCCGTCGGCGCCCAGCCCGATGGCGCCCTAACGGGCAAGGTGGTCTACCTCCATGGCGGCCACGGCATCACCAACAGCGGCAACGGCTGGGGATACCAGCGTCCGCTGCTGCTGGACATGATCGAAGACCACGGCAACCAGGACCAGATGTCCGAACTTGCCGAGTCGCTCTGGAACGCCGGGGCCACGGTTGTGCCGCTGCGACCAGTTGGGCACCAACTCAACGAAGCGGTGCTCGACAACGACGACGCCGGCGTCACGTTTTCGGGCGGCTGGAGCAACAGCACGTCCTCGATCTACTTCGGCGACGCCGGCGACGTGCCGTACAGGTACGCCTCGACCTCGCTGACCGAGACCGCGACGGTGCAATACCGCCCCGACCTGCCCGAAGCAGGTTTCTATCCCGTCTACACCTGGGCGCGGCCTGGCACGGACCGGGCGACGGATCAACTCTACCGTGTTCACCATTCGGGAGGCGCCACCGAAGTGAAGGTCAACCACCAGATGGTGGGCAACGGCTTGGTGTATCTCGGCACTTACTACTTCGACGAAGGGACCGAGGGGTATGTCGAGATCTCCAACAAGTCGAGCGAAGCGGGCAAGGTCGTCATCGCCGACATGATCCGCTTCGGCAACGGCATGGGCGACATCGCCGTCGGCGGCTCGATCTCCGGTGAGTCGCGCGAGAACGAGGCTTCTCTCTATTGGCTCCAGTGGCACGTCCAGCGCAGCCAGGGCATTTCGTCGAGCACCCACGGGACCTCGACGGTTTCGGCGCCGACGCGCTACGCGACCTTCATGAACCAGCAGGGCATCGGCTCGCTGTCCGACCGGGTCTTTATCAGTTACCACTCCAACGCCGGCGGCGGTCGAGGCACGGTGAGCCTCCACAACACGGGTAGCGGCGGCGCCACGCCGAACCAGCTCCTCTTGGCTCAGCTGACCGGCAAGGAAATCAACGACGATCTCGTGGCGCAGAACGGCGAGTTCGTCGCCAACTGGTTCAACCGCAACAACAACATCACCTATCAGGCCGATTTCAACTACGGCGAGATCAACAACTCCGTCATCAACAACGAGTTCGACGCCACGATCATCGAGGTCGCGTTCCACGACAACGCGACCGACGCCTCGCTGCTGCGCGACCCGAGTCTACGCGAAGCCGTCGCCAAAGCGACGACGCAATCGCTGGTGAATTACTTCCGCGCCGTCGATGGCGCCACGACGCCAGACATCGACGCCCCGCCGACGGTCGCGTCGCTGAGCGCCGAGTCAAACAACCCCGGAGAGGTTACGCTCCAGTGGTCGCCCGGGACGCCCTCCAGCTTCGCCGGCGGCGCGCCCACCGGGTACATAGTCTACGCCTCGACCAATGGCTACGGCTTCGACGGAGGGACCTACGTCGCCGGCGGCGCCACGACCACGCACACGCTCACCGGCCTGACGCCGGGCGAAACGTACTACTACCGTGTCGTCGCGGTGAATGGCGGTGGCGCGTCGGCGGGCTCGGAGGTCGTCGCGGTCAAGCCGTCGGCCTCGACCGAGCGCGTGCTGATCGTCAATGGCTTCGACCGCGAAGACAACTCGATGGTCGAGAAAGAGCAGTACCGCAACAGCCCGACGCTCACGTCCGATCGGGTGCGGCTCTACGGCGGCAACACGCGCGACTACGTGATCGAAGTCGCCACCGCAATGAAAGCGGCCGGCTCGACCGCCGCGATCGCCAGCGCGTCGAATGAAGCGGTCGGCAGCGGTGCGGTCGACCTCGACGACTACGACGCCGTCGTCTGGATCGGCGGCACGGAGTCTTCCAAGGACCAGTCGCTCAACGCCGCCGAGCAGTCGGCCGTGGCGGCGTACCTTAGCGGCGGTGGCAAGCTGTTCATCTCCGGCGCCGAGATCGCCTGGGACCTCGACAACCTCAACAACGGCCGCTCCTTTTACAACAACTCGCTGAAGGCCGACTATGTGGCCGACGACGCTGGCACATACAGCGCCGCGGGCGCGGTGGGCTCGATCTTCGAGGGCCTGAGCGTGCAGTTCGACGACGGCTCGGCGTCGTTCGACATCGCCTACCCCGACGTGATCGCCCCGCTCGGCGGCGCGACCACAGCTCTGGGCTACAACGGCGGGGCGGGCGGAGCCGCGGCGATTCAGTACGGCGCCGTTTCCGGCCAACAGCTCGTGGTGATGGGCTTCCCGTTCGAGTCGCTTACCGGAGAGAACAACCAGCGCGACGTGATGGCCCGAGTGCTCGACTACTTCGGGTTGTCTACCGAAACGGTAGAGACTGTCTCCCAGGTGCTCGACAACGACAGCGGCATGCCGGTGTACGTCGAGTCGTCCCCGTGGAACACGCTCGCCGAGCCAGGCATCGGCGGTGGCGCCCAGAAGTTTACTCTCATCGGCACGCCCACCACCGCCACCTGGTCGGGGATGCTCCCCTTCGCGGGGGAAGCGGAGGTCTTCGTCCAGTACGACGCCGGTTTCAACCGCGCCACCGGCGCGCACTACACCGTCACCGTTGGCGACGAGTCGCGGAGTGTCGTCATCAATCAGCAACAGAACGATTTCACTTGGGTTTCGCTCGGCACATTTTCAGACGCGTCGGGCCCCGTCACCGTGACGCTCGACGCCGCGGCGTCGACAGGCGCCAACTTTTCAATCCTGATTGCCGATCAAGTGCGGATCGATGTCAGCGGAGTCTCCCCCGACCCTAATGGCGACTTCAACCGTGATGGCGTCGTCAACGCCGCCGACTACACGGTGTGGCGCGACACGCTCGATCAGTCGGTCGTCCCGTACTCGGGCGCCGACGCCGATGGAAGCGGTTTCATAGACGCCGCTGATCGCCAAGTCTGGCTCGACACCTACGGCATGGTCATCTCGCCACCTGCCGCCGTGACCTACTCGAATTTGTTAACTTCGTCCACGAGCCAAGCATTGCCGGTCGCCGTCGAAAGTTCGGCGACTTCAACGCCTATCGCTCGAGTCGTGGTTGGCGCCCCCGTAGATGTCGACTCGACGTCTGCGGCGACACGCATGGGCCGAAACCACTATCAGCCGACAGCTCGTCCTGCGGCATTCGATGCGGCCTTGCTGCTGCTCACCGACGACGGTGACGCCTCGCCAGCTTTGCCTTCTATTGAGACGCAACGGCGCTCCGGCACTGCGCATTTCGAGGAGATTGCCTCGGAAGGACTTACCGAAATCTGGTCGGCGTTCGAACGGAAGTTCTGA